One Brassica napus cultivar Da-Ae chromosome A1, Da-Ae, whole genome shotgun sequence genomic region harbors:
- the LOC106390897 gene encoding ATPase 2, plasma membrane-type codes for MSSLEDIKNETVDLEKIPIEEVFQQLKCTKEGLTTQEGEERIQIFGPNKLEEKKESKILKFLGFMWNPLSWVMEAAAIMAIALANGDGRPPDWQDFVGIICLLVINSTISFIEENNAGNAAAALMAGLAPKTKVLRDGKWSEQEAAILVPGDIVSIKLGDIIPADCRLLEGDPLKVDQSALTGESLPVTRHPGQEVFSGSTCKQGEIEAIVIATGVHTFFGKAAHLVDSTNQVGHFQKVLTAIGNFCICSIAIGMVIEIIVMYPIQRRKYRDGIDNLLVLLIGGIPIAMPTVLSVTMAIGSHKLAQQGAITKRMTAIEEMAGMDVLCSDKTGTLTLNKLSVDKNLVEVFCKGVEKDQVLLFAAMASRIENQDAIDAAMVGMLADPKEARAGIREVHFLPFNPTDKRTALTYIDSSGNWHRVSKGAPEQILELAKANNDLSKRVLNIIDKYAERGLRSLAVARQVVPEKTKESPGGPWEFVGLLPLFDPPRHDSAETIRRALNLGVNVKMITGDQLAIGKETGRRLGMGTNMYPSSALLGNHKDANLASIPVEELIEKADGFAGVFPEHKYEIVKKLQERKHIVGMTGDGVNDAPALKKADIGIAVDDATDAARGASDIVLTEPGLSVIISAVLTSRAIFQRMKNYTIYAVSITIRIVLGFMLIALIWEFDFSAFMVLIIAILNDGTIMTISKDRVKPSPTPDSWKLKEIFATGVVLGSYQAIMSVIFFWLAHKTDFFTDKFGVRSIRDNNNELMGAVYLQVSIISQALIFVTRSRSWSFVERPGALLMIAFVVAQLVATLIAVYANWEFAKVRGIGWGWAGVIWLYSIVTYFPQDVFKFAIRYILSGKAWLNLFENRIALTSKKDFGKEEREAQWAVAQRTLHGLQPKEPVSIIPEQGGYRELSEIAEQAKKRAEIARLRELHTLKGHVESVVKLKGLDIETPGHYTV; via the exons atgTCGAGTCTCGAGGATATCAAAAACGAGACTGTTGATCtg GAGAAGATTCCCATTGAGGAAGTTTTCCAGCAGCTGAAATGTACCAAGGAAGGTTTGACGACTCAGGAAGGGGAAGAGAGGATTCAGATCTTTGGCCCCAACAAGCTCGAAGAGAAAAAG gAAAGCAAAATCCTCAAGTTCTTGGGGTTCATGTGGAATCCTCTCTCATGGGTGATGGAAGCTGCTGCAATCATGGCTATTGCCTTGGCCAACGGTGATGGTAGGCCTCCGGATTGGCAGGACTTTGTTGGTATCATCTGTCTTCTTGTCATCAACTCCACCATCAGTTTCATCGAAGAGAACAACGCTGGTAACGCCGCCGCTGCTCTCATGGCTGGTCTTGCTCCCAAAACAAAG GTTCTTAGAGATGGGAAATGGAGTGAGCAAGAAGCTGCCATCCTTGTCCCTGGAGACATCGTCAGCATCAAGCTCGGAGACATCATCCCTGCTGATTGTCGTCTCCTTGAAGGTGATCCTTTAAAGGTTGACCAGTCTGCTCTCACTGGAGAGTCCCTCCCTGTGACCAGGCACCCTGGACAAGAAGTCTTCTCCGGCTCAACCTGTAAGCAAGGAGAGATTGAGGCCATTGTCATCGCCACTGGTGTCCACACTTTCTTCGGCAAAGCTGCTCACCTTGTGGACAGCACAAACCAAGTTGGACATTTCCAGAAGGTTCTTACCGCTATTGGTAACTTCTGTATCTGCTCCATCGCCATCGGTATGGTGATTGAGATCATCGTCATGTACCCTATCCAGCGCCGAAAGTACAGAGACGGTATTGACAATCTCTTGGTCCTGTTGATCGGTGGTATCCCTATTGCTATGCCTACGGTGTTGTCTGTCACCATGGCTATTGGCTCTCACAAGCTCGCTCAGCAAGGTGCCATCACCAAGCGTATGACTGCCATTGAGGAGATGGCGGGTATGGATGTGTTGTGTAGTGACAAGACCGGGACGCTGACTCTCAACAAGCTGAGTGTTGATAAAAACTTGGTTGAGGTGTTCTGCAAGGGTGTGGAGAAGGACCAGGTTCTGTTGTTTGCTGCTATGGCTTCGAGAATTGAGAACCAGGATGCTATTGATGCAGCCATGGTTGGTATGCTTGCTGATCCAAAGGAGGCTAGAGCTGGAATCAGGGAGGTTCACTTCCTTCCATTCAACCCTACTGATAAGAGAACTGCTTTGACATACATAGACTCAAGTGGTAACTGGCACAGAGTCAGCAAAGGTGCTCCTGAGCAGATCCTTGAACTTGCCAAAGCTAACAATGACCTTAGCAAGAGGGTGCTCAATATTATCGACAAGTATGCCGAGCGTGGTCTCAGGTCTTTGGCTGTTGCTCGCCAG GTTGTGCCTGAGAAAACAAAGGAAAGCCCAGGTGGACCATGGGAGTTTGTTGGTTTATTGCCACTGTTTGATCCTCCAAGACATGACAGTGCTGAAACCATCAGAAGAGCTTTGAACCTTGGTGTTAACGTCAAGATGATCACTG GTGACCAACTTGCTATTGGTAAGGAGACTGGTCGCAGACTTGGAATGGGAACAAACATGTACCCATCTTCAGCTCTTCTTGGAAACCACAAGGACGCAAACCTTGCTTCCATCCCCGTTGAGGAGCTTATCGAAAAGGCTGATGGATTCGCTGGAGTCTTCCCAG AGCACAAGTACGAGATCGTCAAGAAGTTGCAGGAGAGGAAGCACATTGTAGGAATGACTGGTGACGGTGTCAACGACGCTCCCGCTTTGAAGAAAGCTGACATCGGTATCGCTGTGGATGATGCAACAGATGCTGCTCGTGGCGCTTCTGACATCGTTCTCACTGAGCCAGGACTCAGCGTTATCATCAGCGCTGTCCTCACCAGCAGAGCTATCTTCCAGAGGATGAAGAACTACACCATCTACGCAGTCTCAATCACAATCCGTATCGTTCTCGGTTTCATGCTTATTGCTCTCATCTGGGAGTTTGACTTCTCAGCATTCATGGTTCTGATCATCGCCATTCTCAACGACGGTACCATCATGACCATCTCAAAGGACAGAGTCAAGCCATCTCCCACACCTGACAGCTGGAAACTTAAGGAGATCTTCGCTACTGGAGTTGTGCTTGGAAGCTACCAAGCCATCATGAGTGTTATTTTCTTCTGGTTGGCACACAAAACCGACTTTTTCACG GACAAGTTTGGTGTGAGGTCCATCAGAGACAACAACAATGAGCTAATGGGTGCGGTGTACCTGCAAGTCAGTATCATTAGTCAGGCTCTCATCTTCGTCACAAGATCAAGGAGTTGGTCTTTCGTTGAACGTCCTGGAGCGTTACTTATGATTGCTTTCGTCGTTGCACAACTG GTTGCTACTTTGATTGCTGTTTACGCCAACTGGGAGTTTGCAAAGGTTAGGGGTATTGGATGGGGATGGGCTGGTGTGATCTGGCTATACAGTATTGTGACTTACTTCCCACAGGACGTTTTCAAGTTTGCCATTAGATACATCTTGAGTGGAAAGGCTTGGCTCAACTTGTTTGAGAACAGGATTGCTTTAACGAGTAAGAAAGATTTTGGAAAAGAAGAGAGGGAGGCTCAATGGGCAGTTGCTCAGAGGACACTTCACGGTTTGCAGCCAAAGGAACCTGTTAGCATCATTCCTGAGCAAGGAGGTTACAGAGAGTTGTCTGAGATTGCtgagcaagccaagaagagagCTGAGATTGCAAG gcTTAGGGAGCTGCACACACTCAAGGGACATGTGGAATCAGTTGTGAAGCTAAAGGGTTTGGACATTGAGACTCCAGGACACTACACTGTCTAA
- the LOC125609587 gene encoding transcription factor bHLH146 gives MERQIINKKKRVFSVEPNKIPPSEVFTRKYTRLLVPALKKLNMNKNSSQANQLTVKHEVDMALALSAQEFAWSRFLLQKLSSSNNPTTTTSSSSNGIRIQKRSGKEGGDEDGEIEEKLRELQKLLPGGEEMNVEEMLGEIGNYIKCLELQTIALKSIVEDTT, from the coding sequence ATGGAGAGGCAAATCATAAACAAGAAGAAACGAGTGTTTTCTGTTGAACCAAACAAGATACCCCCTAGTGAAGTTTTCACGAGGAAATACACACGCCTCTTAGTTCCTGCACTCAAGAAGCTCAACATGAACAAGAACTCTTCACAAGCCAACCAACTAACCGTGAAGCATGAAGTAGACATGGCTTTGGCTTTGTCTGCCCAAGAATTTGCATGGAGCCGTTTCTTGCTACAGAAGCTATCGTCATCGAACAATCCAACCACTACTACCAGTTCTTCTTCCAATGGAATTCGTATTCAAAAAAGATCCGGTAAAGAAGGTGGAGACGAAGATGGAGAGATAGAGGAGAAACTGAGGGAACTGCAGAAGCTTTTGCCAGGTGGTGAAGAGATGAATGTAGAAGAAATGTTGGGTGAGATTGGCAATTACATTAAGTGTCTTGAGTTGCAAACGATTGCTCTTAAGTCGATTGTTGAAGATACTACTTGA
- the LOC106372244 gene encoding peroxidase 45 — translation MEKKTNQTIFSIFSLLLFSSCVSAQLRTGFYQRSCPNVENIVRNAVRQKFQQTFVTAPATLRLFFHDCFVRGCDASILLASPSERDHPDDMSLAGDGFDTVVKAKQAVDRDPNCRNKVSCADILALATREVVVLTGGPSYPVELGRRDGRLSTKASVQHSLPQPGFNLNQLNTMFNRHGLSQTDMIALSGAHTIGFAHCGKFSKRIYNFSPRTPIDPSLNRGYAFQLRQMCPIRVDPRIAINMDPTSPRTFDNAYFKNLQQGRGLFTSDQVLFTDRRSRATVNMFANSEAAFRQAFISAITKLGRVGVKTGNAGEIRRDCSRVN, via the exons ATGGAGAAGAAGACTAACCAGACCATCTTCTCtatattttctcttcttctcttttcttcatGTGTCTCTGCCCAGCTTCGGACAGGTTTCTACCAGAGATCATGCCCGAACGTTGAAAACATTGTCCGTAACGCCGTCCGTCAAAAGTTTCAGCAGACTTTCGTCACCGCTCCAGCCACCCTCCGGCTCTTCTTCCACGATTGCTTCGTTCGC GGATGTGATGCTTCGATATTGTTAGCATCTCCGTCGGAGAGAGATCATCCAGATGACATGTCATTAGCTGGAGACGGATTTGACACGGTGGTTAAGGCGAAGCAAGCCGTTGATAGAGATCCTAACTGCCGCAACAAAGTCTCATGTGCTGACATTTTGGCTCTCGCTACACGTGAAGTCGTCGTTTTG ACAGGAGGACCGAGCTACCCGGTAGAGCTAGGGAGGAGAGATGGCAGGTTATCTACGAAGGCCAGTGTACAACACAGTTTACCGCAACCCGGTTTTAACCTTAACCAGCTCAACACCATGTTCAACCGTCACGGTCTCTCTCAAACCGACATGATCGCCCTCTCAG GAGCGCACACTATCGGATTCGCACATTGTGGGAAATTCTCAAAGAGAATTTACAATTTTAGCCCTAGAACCCCTATTGACCCGAGTTTGAACCGTGGCTACGCGTTTCAGCTTAGGCAGATGTGTCCGATACGTGTTGACCCAAGGATAGCGATCAACATGGACCCAACATCGCCACGTACTTTCGACAACGCTTACTTCAAGAATCTCCAACAAGGGAGGGGTTTGTTTACGTCTGATCAAGTCTTGTTCACGGACCGACGGTCTAGAGCTACGGTTAACATGTTTGCCAACAGTGAAGCAGCTTTTAGGCAAGCTTTTATTTCGGCCATCACGAAACTGGGTCGTGTCGGGGTTAAGACTGGTAATGCTGGTGAGATTCGAAGGGATTGTTCACGTGTTAATTAG
- the LOC125609591 gene encoding villin-4-like isoform X2, translating into MSVSMRDLDPAFQGAGQKAGIEVWRIENFSPAPIPKSSIGKFFTGDSYIVLKTTALKTGALRHDIHYWLGKDTSQDEAGTAAVKTVELDAALGGRAVQYREVQGHETEKFLSYFKPCIIPQEGGVASGFKHVEAEEHVTRLFVCRGKHVVHVKEVPFARSSLNHDDIYILDTKSKIFQFNGSNSSIQERAKALEVVQYIKDTYHDGTCEVATVEDGRLMADADSGEFWGFFGGFAPLPRKTANAEDKTVTFDIKKLFCVEKGKANPVEDDTLKREMLDTNKCYILDCGLEVFVWMGRTTSLDDRKIASGAAEEMIRSSERPKSQMIRIIEGFETVPFRSKFDTWTQETNTTVSEDGRGRVAALLQREGVNVRGLMKAAPPKEELEAFIDCTGNLQVWRVNGQEKILLQAADHSKFYSGDCYVFQYSYPGEEKEEVLIGTWFGKQSVEEERASAVSIASKMVESMKFVPAQARIYEGKEPVQFFVIMQSFIVFKGGISSGYKKYIAEKEVDDDTYNENGLALFRIQGSGPENMQAIQVDPVASSLNSSYCYILHNDSSVFTWIGNLATSTDQELVERQLDLIKPNLQTRAQKEGSESEQFWELLGGKTEYSSQKLTKEPESDPHLFSCTFTKVLKVTEIYNFTQDDLMTEDIFIVDCHSEIFVWVGQEVVPKNKLLALTIGEKFIEKDSLLEKLSPEAPIYVIMEGGEPSFFTRFFTSWDSSKSAMHGNSFQRKLKIVKNGGTPVADKPKRRTPASYGGRAGVPEKSQQRSRTMSLSPDRVRVRGRSPAFNALAATFENQNARNLSTPPPVVRKLYPRSVTPDSARLAPKSSAIASRSALFEKFKTPPQEPLIPKSIKASPKTLESPAPESSSKGKEEKKENHKEGEKSMSSKIVSLTIQEDAKEGVEEEEDLPAHPYERLKTTSPDPVTDIDVTRREAYLSSEEFKEKFGMTKEAFYKLPKWKQNKFKMAVQLF; encoded by the exons ATGTCTGTTTCCATGAGAGATTTGGATCCAGCTTTCCAAGGAGCTGGACAGAAAGC CGGTATTGAGGTATGGCGTATAGAGAATTTTAGCCCTGCACCCATCCCAAAGTCTTCTATTGGGAAGTTTTTCACCGGAGACTCTTACATAGTACTGAAG ACAACGGCGTTAAAAACAGGTGCGTTGCGGCACGATATCCATTACTGGCTTGGTAAAGATACCTCTCAA GATGAAGCTGGGACTGCTGCAGTTAAGACGGTTGAACTAGATGCTGCTCTAGGAGGTCGTGCTGTTCAGTATCGAGAAGTTCAAGGCCACGAAACCGAGAAGTTCTTGTCTTATTTTAAGCCATGTATAATACCTCAAGAAGGTGGAGTAGCTTCAGGGTTCAAACATGTGGAAGCTGAAGAACATGTTACCCGCTTGTTCGTCTGCAGGGGAAAACATGTTGTCCATGTCAAAGAG GTTCCGTTTGCTCGTAGCTCTTTAAACCATGACGATATATACATTCTTGACACAAAGTCCAAGATTTTCCAATTCAATGGATCTAATTCAAGTATCCAAGAGAGAGCCAAAGCATTGGAAGTGGTTCAGTACATCAAAGACACTTACCATGATGGGACATGTGAAGTTGCTACAGTTG AGGATGGGAGACTTATGGCTGATGCTGATAGTGGAGAGTTTTGGGGTTTCTTTGGTGGGTTCGCACCCTTACCTAGAAAAACAGCTAATGCTGAAGACAAAACTGTCACTTTCGATATCAAAAAACTATTTTG TGTGGAGAAGGGAAAAGCAAATCCTGTTGAAGACGATACTTTGAAGAGGGAGATGCTGGATACAAACAAGTGCTACATTCTTGACTGTGGACTCGAAGTGTTTGTTTGGATGGGACGAACAACATCTCTTGATGATAGAAAAATTGCCAGTGGAGCAGCAGAa GAAATGATCCGTTCATCTGAACGTCCTAAATCGCAAATGATCCGCATAATAGAAGGGTTTGAAACCGTGCCATTCCGATCAAAGTTTGATACATGGACTCAAGAAACTAATACAACTGTGTCAGAGGATGGTAGAGGCAGAGTTGCTG CTCTCTTGCAACGAGAAGGAGTAAACGTGAGAGGACTAATGAAAGCTGCTCCGCCTAAAGAGGAGCTCGAAGCTTTCATTGATTGCACGGGGAATCTGCAGGTTTGGCGTGTGAATGGCCAGGAAAAGATACTCCTTCAGGCTGCTGATCATTCGAAGTTCTACAGTGGAGATTGCTATGTTTTCCAGTATTCTTATCctggagaagagaaagaagaagtgcTTATAGGGACTTGGTTCGGAAAGCAAAGTGTGGAG GAAGAAAGAGCTTCTGCCGTTTCTATTGCGAGCAAAATGGTTGAGTCAATGAAGTTTGTGCCAGCCCaa GCTCGCATCTATGAAGGAAAGGAACCTGTTCAGTTCTTCGTCATTATGCAAAGCTTTATAGTTTTCAAG GGTGGTATTAGCAGCGGATACAAGAAATACATAGCAGAgaaagaagttgatgatgataCATACAATGAGAATGGTCTTGCTCTCTTCCGCATTCAAGGGTCTGGTCCTGAAAATATGCAAGCAATACAAGTTGACCCG GTTGCTTCATCACTGAACTCCTCATACTGTTACATACTACATAATGATTCTTCTGTCTTTACTTGGATCGGGAATCTAGCTACCTCAACTGACCAGGAACTCGTCGAGAGGCAACTTGATCTTATAAAG CCAAACCTACAGACTAGAGCACAAAAGGAAGGTTCAGAATCAGAACAGTTCTGGGAGTTATTAGGAGGCAAAACCGAATATTCGAGCCAAAAGCTCACAAAAGAACCTGAGAGTGACCCTCACTTGTTCTCCTGCACATTCACTAAAG TTCTGAAG GTGACAGAGATATATAACTTCACACAGGATGACTTGATGACTGAAGATATATTTATAGTAGACTGTCACTCAGAGATCTTTGTATGGGTTGGCCAAGAAGTAGTCCCTAAGAACAAGTTGCTAGCGTTAACTATTGGAGAG AAATTCATCGAGAAAGATTCTCTCCTGGAAAAGTTATCCCCTGAAGCCCCTATATATGTGATCATGGAAGGTGGTGAGCCAAGTTTCTTCACCCGGTTTTTCACTTCTTGGGATTCCTCAAAATCAGCT ATGCATGGAAACTCATTCCAAAGAAAACTCAAAATTGTCAAAAATGGTGGAACTCCAGTTGCAGAT AAACCAAAACGAAGAACACCAGCTTCATATGGTGGCCGTGCTGGCGTTCCTGAAAAGTCACAGCAGCGGTCAAGAACCATGTCGTTAAGTCCAGACAGGGTTCGCGTGAGGGGAAGATCTCCAGCGTTCAATGCACTCGCAGCAACATTTGAGAACCAGAACGCAAGAAACCTCTCAACTCCTCCCCCAGTAGTTAGAAAACTCTACCCGAGATCTGTTACTCCTGATTCCGCAAGGCTTGCTCCCAAGTCTTCAGCCATTGCTTCTCGTAGTGCCCTTTTCGAAAAATTCAAAACACCTCCTCAAGAACCTTTAATCCCAAAATCCATCAAAG CGAGCCCGAAGACACTCGAGTCTCCAGCGCCAGAATCCAGCTCAAAAGGAAAGgaagagaaaaaggaaaatCACAAGGAGGGGGAGAAATCGATGAGCAGCAAGATAGTATCTCTGACGATTCAAGAAGATGCTAAAGAAGGtgtggaagaggaagaagatttgCCAGCTCACCCATACGAACGTCTCAAGACAACTTCACCTGATCCTGTCACAGACATTGATGTAACAAGGAGAGAG GCTTACCTTTCATCAGAGGAGTTCAAAGAGAAGTTTGGTATGACGAAAGAAGCTTTCTACAAGCTGCCTaaatggaaacaaaacaaattcaagATGGCTGTTCAACTCTTCTGA
- the LOC125609591 gene encoding villin-4-like isoform X1 has product MSVSMRDLDPAFQGAGQKAGIEVWRIENFSPAPIPKSSIGKFFTGDSYIVLKTTALKTGALRHDIHYWLGKDTSQDEAGTAAVKTVELDAALGGRAVQYREVQGHETEKFLSYFKPCIIPQEGGVASGFKHVEAEEHVTRLFVCRGKHVVHVKEVPFARSSLNHDDIYILDTKSKIFQFNGSNSSIQERAKALEVVQYIKDTYHDGTCEVATVEDGRLMADADSGEFWGFFGGFAPLPRKTANAEDKTVTFDIKKLFCVEKGKANPVEDDTLKREMLDTNKCYILDCGLEVFVWMGRTTSLDDRKIASGAAEEMIRSSERPKSQMIRIIEGFETVPFRSKFDTWTQETNTTVSEDGRGRVAALLQREGVNVRGLMKAAPPKEELEAFIDCTGNLQVWRVNGQEKILLQAADHSKFYSGDCYVFQYSYPGEEKEEVLIGTWFGKQSVEEERASAVSIASKMVESMKFVPAQARIYEGKEPVQFFVIMQSFIVFKGGISSGYKKYIAEKEVDDDTYNENGLALFRIQGSGPENMQAIQVDPVASSLNSSYCYILHNDSSVFTWIGNLATSTDQELVERQLDLIKPNLQTRAQKEGSESEQFWELLGGKTEYSSQKLTKEPESDPHLFSCTFTKEVLKVTEIYNFTQDDLMTEDIFIVDCHSEIFVWVGQEVVPKNKLLALTIGEKFIEKDSLLEKLSPEAPIYVIMEGGEPSFFTRFFTSWDSSKSAMHGNSFQRKLKIVKNGGTPVADKPKRRTPASYGGRAGVPEKSQQRSRTMSLSPDRVRVRGRSPAFNALAATFENQNARNLSTPPPVVRKLYPRSVTPDSARLAPKSSAIASRSALFEKFKTPPQEPLIPKSIKASPKTLESPAPESSSKGKEEKKENHKEGEKSMSSKIVSLTIQEDAKEGVEEEEDLPAHPYERLKTTSPDPVTDIDVTRREAYLSSEEFKEKFGMTKEAFYKLPKWKQNKFKMAVQLF; this is encoded by the exons ATGTCTGTTTCCATGAGAGATTTGGATCCAGCTTTCCAAGGAGCTGGACAGAAAGC CGGTATTGAGGTATGGCGTATAGAGAATTTTAGCCCTGCACCCATCCCAAAGTCTTCTATTGGGAAGTTTTTCACCGGAGACTCTTACATAGTACTGAAG ACAACGGCGTTAAAAACAGGTGCGTTGCGGCACGATATCCATTACTGGCTTGGTAAAGATACCTCTCAA GATGAAGCTGGGACTGCTGCAGTTAAGACGGTTGAACTAGATGCTGCTCTAGGAGGTCGTGCTGTTCAGTATCGAGAAGTTCAAGGCCACGAAACCGAGAAGTTCTTGTCTTATTTTAAGCCATGTATAATACCTCAAGAAGGTGGAGTAGCTTCAGGGTTCAAACATGTGGAAGCTGAAGAACATGTTACCCGCTTGTTCGTCTGCAGGGGAAAACATGTTGTCCATGTCAAAGAG GTTCCGTTTGCTCGTAGCTCTTTAAACCATGACGATATATACATTCTTGACACAAAGTCCAAGATTTTCCAATTCAATGGATCTAATTCAAGTATCCAAGAGAGAGCCAAAGCATTGGAAGTGGTTCAGTACATCAAAGACACTTACCATGATGGGACATGTGAAGTTGCTACAGTTG AGGATGGGAGACTTATGGCTGATGCTGATAGTGGAGAGTTTTGGGGTTTCTTTGGTGGGTTCGCACCCTTACCTAGAAAAACAGCTAATGCTGAAGACAAAACTGTCACTTTCGATATCAAAAAACTATTTTG TGTGGAGAAGGGAAAAGCAAATCCTGTTGAAGACGATACTTTGAAGAGGGAGATGCTGGATACAAACAAGTGCTACATTCTTGACTGTGGACTCGAAGTGTTTGTTTGGATGGGACGAACAACATCTCTTGATGATAGAAAAATTGCCAGTGGAGCAGCAGAa GAAATGATCCGTTCATCTGAACGTCCTAAATCGCAAATGATCCGCATAATAGAAGGGTTTGAAACCGTGCCATTCCGATCAAAGTTTGATACATGGACTCAAGAAACTAATACAACTGTGTCAGAGGATGGTAGAGGCAGAGTTGCTG CTCTCTTGCAACGAGAAGGAGTAAACGTGAGAGGACTAATGAAAGCTGCTCCGCCTAAAGAGGAGCTCGAAGCTTTCATTGATTGCACGGGGAATCTGCAGGTTTGGCGTGTGAATGGCCAGGAAAAGATACTCCTTCAGGCTGCTGATCATTCGAAGTTCTACAGTGGAGATTGCTATGTTTTCCAGTATTCTTATCctggagaagagaaagaagaagtgcTTATAGGGACTTGGTTCGGAAAGCAAAGTGTGGAG GAAGAAAGAGCTTCTGCCGTTTCTATTGCGAGCAAAATGGTTGAGTCAATGAAGTTTGTGCCAGCCCaa GCTCGCATCTATGAAGGAAAGGAACCTGTTCAGTTCTTCGTCATTATGCAAAGCTTTATAGTTTTCAAG GGTGGTATTAGCAGCGGATACAAGAAATACATAGCAGAgaaagaagttgatgatgataCATACAATGAGAATGGTCTTGCTCTCTTCCGCATTCAAGGGTCTGGTCCTGAAAATATGCAAGCAATACAAGTTGACCCG GTTGCTTCATCACTGAACTCCTCATACTGTTACATACTACATAATGATTCTTCTGTCTTTACTTGGATCGGGAATCTAGCTACCTCAACTGACCAGGAACTCGTCGAGAGGCAACTTGATCTTATAAAG CCAAACCTACAGACTAGAGCACAAAAGGAAGGTTCAGAATCAGAACAGTTCTGGGAGTTATTAGGAGGCAAAACCGAATATTCGAGCCAAAAGCTCACAAAAGAACCTGAGAGTGACCCTCACTTGTTCTCCTGCACATTCACTAAAG AAGTTCTGAAG GTGACAGAGATATATAACTTCACACAGGATGACTTGATGACTGAAGATATATTTATAGTAGACTGTCACTCAGAGATCTTTGTATGGGTTGGCCAAGAAGTAGTCCCTAAGAACAAGTTGCTAGCGTTAACTATTGGAGAG AAATTCATCGAGAAAGATTCTCTCCTGGAAAAGTTATCCCCTGAAGCCCCTATATATGTGATCATGGAAGGTGGTGAGCCAAGTTTCTTCACCCGGTTTTTCACTTCTTGGGATTCCTCAAAATCAGCT ATGCATGGAAACTCATTCCAAAGAAAACTCAAAATTGTCAAAAATGGTGGAACTCCAGTTGCAGAT AAACCAAAACGAAGAACACCAGCTTCATATGGTGGCCGTGCTGGCGTTCCTGAAAAGTCACAGCAGCGGTCAAGAACCATGTCGTTAAGTCCAGACAGGGTTCGCGTGAGGGGAAGATCTCCAGCGTTCAATGCACTCGCAGCAACATTTGAGAACCAGAACGCAAGAAACCTCTCAACTCCTCCCCCAGTAGTTAGAAAACTCTACCCGAGATCTGTTACTCCTGATTCCGCAAGGCTTGCTCCCAAGTCTTCAGCCATTGCTTCTCGTAGTGCCCTTTTCGAAAAATTCAAAACACCTCCTCAAGAACCTTTAATCCCAAAATCCATCAAAG CGAGCCCGAAGACACTCGAGTCTCCAGCGCCAGAATCCAGCTCAAAAGGAAAGgaagagaaaaaggaaaatCACAAGGAGGGGGAGAAATCGATGAGCAGCAAGATAGTATCTCTGACGATTCAAGAAGATGCTAAAGAAGGtgtggaagaggaagaagatttgCCAGCTCACCCATACGAACGTCTCAAGACAACTTCACCTGATCCTGTCACAGACATTGATGTAACAAGGAGAGAG GCTTACCTTTCATCAGAGGAGTTCAAAGAGAAGTTTGGTATGACGAAAGAAGCTTTCTACAAGCTGCCTaaatggaaacaaaacaaattcaagATGGCTGTTCAACTCTTCTGA